The Mesorhizobium sp. NBSH29 genome has a segment encoding these proteins:
- a CDS encoding ROK family protein, translated as MTVAIRHDDLRRRNRAMVMASVRRQRTPSRTEIAAATGLSHSTISAISADLIDEGILIETKASDPRTIRRGRPQVALGLSPDAASVIALVLSLNALSASLIDYSGEVIAQETRRLPTLTLSRSDLVADMVAMVQRLIAGRPFGVKPAARIALAVQGTTDAAARAMLWSPITPHSGIAFADILEDAFGIPATVENDCNMIAVALRWHKPERYRDDFIAILLSHGIGMGMVLKGELFTGTQSSGGEFGHLVHRPDGALCRCGRRGCVEAYAGNYAIWRKACEQSEDELPVDIKDSDMIALAARARAGGGAEREAFRRAGEALGFGLGSLFALIDPAPVAIVGHGALAFDLVEPALREALARTAGGQHSKAISFDTEPDEMPLIREGCAMRALTFVDQNIFAPGLDQKSAEGSRE; from the coding sequence ATGACGGTCGCAATCCGTCACGACGATCTGCGGCGCCGCAACCGGGCAATGGTGATGGCGTCCGTTCGCCGGCAACGCACCCCGTCGCGCACCGAGATCGCCGCAGCAACCGGCCTTAGCCATTCAACAATTTCTGCAATTTCGGCTGATCTCATCGACGAAGGGATACTGATAGAGACCAAGGCCAGCGACCCGCGCACGATACGGCGTGGCCGCCCGCAGGTGGCGCTGGGGCTATCTCCCGACGCCGCCTCGGTGATTGCCTTAGTGCTGTCGCTGAACGCGCTATCGGCCTCGCTAATTGATTATTCGGGCGAGGTGATCGCGCAGGAGACCCGACGGTTGCCGACGCTGACCCTGTCGCGTTCCGACCTTGTGGCCGATATGGTGGCGATGGTGCAGCGGCTGATTGCGGGACGACCATTCGGCGTGAAGCCTGCTGCGCGCATTGCCCTTGCGGTGCAAGGTACCACCGATGCGGCCGCGCGCGCCATGCTATGGTCGCCGATCACCCCGCATAGCGGTATCGCCTTCGCAGATATTCTTGAAGATGCCTTTGGCATCCCAGCAACTGTTGAGAACGACTGCAACATGATCGCGGTCGCCCTGCGCTGGCACAAGCCCGAGCGCTACCGCGACGACTTTATCGCGATCCTGCTGTCGCATGGCATCGGCATGGGTATGGTGTTGAAAGGCGAGTTGTTCACCGGCACGCAAAGTTCCGGCGGCGAATTCGGCCATCTCGTCCACCGCCCGGATGGCGCTCTGTGCCGCTGCGGCAGACGCGGCTGCGTCGAGGCCTATGCCGGCAATTATGCGATCTGGCGAAAAGCCTGCGAACAAAGCGAAGACGAACTGCCGGTCGACATCAAAGACAGCGACATGATTGCGCTGGCCGCTCGTGCCCGGGCCGGCGGCGGAGCCGAACGCGAAGCCTTTCGCCGCGCCGGGGAAGCACTTGGGTTTGGGCTTGGCAGCCTGTTTGCTCTGATCGATCCGGCGCCTGTGGCTATTGTTGGCCATGGTGCGCTGGCTTTCGATCTTGTTGAACCCGCACTCCGAGAAGCACTCGCGCGCACCGCCGGCGGCCAGCACTCAAAAGCCATCTCGTTCGACACCGAGCCCGACGAGATGCCGCTTATTCGGGAAGGTTGCGCGATGCGGGCTCTGACATTCGTCGACCAGAACATTTTCGCGCCGGGCCTTGACCAGAAGTCAGCCGAGGGTTCGCGAGAGTGA
- the phoU gene encoding phosphate signaling complex protein PhoU, giving the protein MREHTVASFDEELENIDRLIRDMGDHAGKMVQSATLSLLSTDNGMAQRVISDDAIMDAMQRELDDSAITLIAKRQPMAQDLRAVLGAIRMASDLERIGDLAKNVAKRVGAVGKGVPRSLTHSIDSMAKMVLQQVLSVVDRYVARDAEGLKPIRAEDEKIDIQYTSVFRELLTYMMEDPRNITACTHLLFCAKNLERIGDHVTNIAENAYYVMTGTQLPPHRPKLDETSMTVVAE; this is encoded by the coding sequence ATGCGCGAACACACAGTGGCGTCGTTTGACGAAGAACTCGAAAACATCGACCGACTGATCCGCGATATGGGCGACCATGCGGGAAAGATGGTTCAATCGGCGACGCTGTCGTTACTGAGCACTGACAATGGTATGGCACAGCGGGTGATCTCCGACGATGCAATCATGGACGCCATGCAGCGTGAACTTGATGACAGCGCCATCACGCTGATCGCCAAGCGCCAGCCGATGGCGCAGGATCTGCGGGCGGTTCTCGGAGCAATCCGCATGGCCTCGGACCTCGAGCGGATCGGTGATCTCGCCAAGAATGTCGCCAAACGGGTCGGTGCGGTGGGCAAGGGCGTACCGCGCTCGCTGACGCATTCGATAGATTCGATGGCAAAAATGGTATTGCAGCAGGTGTTAAGTGTGGTCGACCGCTATGTCGCACGTGACGCTGAAGGCCTGAAGCCGATCCGGGCCGAGGACGAGAAGATTGACATCCAGTACACCTCGGTGTTCCGCGAACTGCTTACTTATATGATGGAAGACCCTCGCAATATCACCGCGTGCACGCATCTCCTTTTTTGCGCCAAGAACCTCGAGCGTATCGGCGATCATGTTACCAACATTGCCGAGAACGCGTATTATGTGATGACGGGCACCCAGTTGCCGCCGCATCGTCCGAAGCTGGACGAGACGTCGATGACGGTGGTTGCTGAATAA
- a CDS encoding substrate-binding domain-containing protein, which yields MQKILLTTSVAALALTASVGFAAARDQIQVAGSSTVLPYAKIVAEQFGETFKNFKTPVVESGGSGAGIKEFCKGVGEDTIDIANSSRKIKEDEVKSCVEAGVKEIEEIKIGYDGIVFATDIKGDDWALEPKDIYLALAAKVVKDGQMVDNPYSKWSEVNDKLPAWDIAAYIPGEKHGTREVFEVKLMEEGCDKDAIKASGIEDKKEIEKACIAVRKDGKAVDIDGDYTETLSRIDSNKTGVGVFGLAFYENNADKLKVATVGGIAPSTETIASGEYPVSRPLYFYVKKAHLGVVPGLKEYVEFFLDDQMVGPESPLAEYGLVAAPDAERDAQRAAFADGKTM from the coding sequence ATGCAGAAAATTCTTCTCACGACGTCGGTTGCGGCGCTCGCCCTCACCGCGTCGGTCGGCTTCGCAGCCGCACGCGACCAGATCCAGGTTGCCGGTTCGTCGACCGTTCTTCCCTATGCCAAGATCGTTGCCGAGCAGTTCGGCGAGACCTTCAAGAACTTTAAGACCCCAGTAGTCGAGTCCGGTGGTTCGGGTGCCGGCATCAAGGAATTCTGCAAGGGTGTTGGCGAAGATACCATCGACATTGCCAACTCCTCGCGCAAGATCAAGGAAGACGAAGTGAAGTCGTGCGTTGAGGCCGGCGTCAAGGAAATCGAAGAAATCAAGATTGGCTACGACGGCATCGTGTTCGCCACCGATATCAAGGGTGACGACTGGGCGCTTGAGCCAAAGGACATCTACCTAGCGCTCGCAGCCAAGGTAGTAAAGGACGGCCAGATGGTCGACAATCCATACTCCAAGTGGAGCGAAGTGAACGACAAGTTGCCAGCTTGGGACATCGCTGCCTACATTCCGGGTGAAAAGCACGGCACCCGCGAAGTGTTCGAAGTGAAGCTGATGGAAGAAGGCTGCGACAAGGACGCCATCAAGGCTTCTGGCATCGAAGACAAGAAAGAAATCGAAAAGGCCTGCATTGCCGTTCGCAAGGACGGCAAGGCTGTCGACATCGATGGCGATTACACCGAGACGCTGTCGCGCATTGACAGCAACAAGACCGGCGTTGGCGTGTTCGGTCTGGCATTCTACGAAAACAACGCCGACAAGCTGAAGGTTGCGACGGTTGGTGGGATTGCACCTTCGACCGAGACAATCGCCAGCGGTGAGTATCCAGTATCGCGCCCGCTCTACTTCTACGTCAAGAAGGCGCATCTGGGCGTTGTTCCTGGCCTGAAGGAATATGTTGAGTTCTTCCTCGACGACCAGATGGTCGGCCCGGAAAGCCCGCTCGCCGAGTATGGCCTGGTGGCAGCTCCCGATGCCGAGCGCGATGCTCAGCGTGCAGCGTTCGCTGACGGGAAGACCATGTAA
- the pstB gene encoding phosphate ABC transporter ATP-binding protein PstB has product MNILTEQSLETAVGKSMNSKANEIIKMRGQKVDVFYGDKQALFGVDLDVRQNQVTALIGPSGCGKSTFLRCLNRMNDTIDSARVAGKITLDDEDIYDSKIDVVELRARVGMVFQKPNPFPKSIYENVAYGPRIHGLAKTKAEMDIIVESSLQKAAIWNEVKDRLQEPGTGLSGGQQQRLCIARAIAVSPEVILMDEPCSALDPIATAKVEELIDELRENYTIVIVTHSMQQAARVSQRTAMFHIGYLVEEGATEKMFTSPDDKRTQDYITGRFG; this is encoded by the coding sequence ATGAATATCCTGACCGAACAGTCTCTCGAAACCGCAGTAGGCAAGTCCATGAATTCCAAAGCCAACGAGATCATCAAGATGCGCGGCCAAAAGGTCGACGTGTTTTACGGCGACAAGCAGGCCCTGTTCGGTGTGGACCTTGACGTGCGGCAAAACCAGGTCACAGCGCTAATCGGACCATCCGGCTGCGGCAAGTCCACCTTTCTGCGCTGCCTTAACCGGATGAACGACACCATTGATTCAGCGCGGGTCGCCGGCAAGATCACTCTCGACGATGAAGACATCTACGATTCCAAGATCGACGTGGTGGAGTTGCGTGCCCGTGTCGGCATGGTGTTCCAGAAGCCGAACCCGTTTCCAAAATCGATCTATGAAAACGTGGCCTATGGTCCGCGCATTCATGGTCTTGCCAAGACCAAGGCCGAGATGGACATCATCGTGGAGTCCAGCCTGCAGAAGGCAGCGATCTGGAATGAGGTAAAAGACCGCCTGCAGGAGCCGGGCACCGGCCTGTCCGGAGGCCAGCAGCAGCGCCTGTGCATTGCGCGCGCGATTGCAGTGAGCCCTGAAGTTATCCTGATGGACGAACCATGTTCGGCGCTTGATCCGATCGCCACAGCCAAGGTCGAGGAGTTGATCGATGAGTTGCGCGAGAATTATACGATCGTGATCGTCACCCACTCGATGCAGCAGGCGGCACGTGTGTCGCAGCGCACGGCAATGTTCCACATCGGCTATCTGGTCGAGGAGGGCGCGACGGAAAAAATGTTTACCAGCCCCGATGACAAGCGCACCCAGGACTACATCACCGGCCGGTTCGGCTAA
- the xylF gene encoding D-xylose ABC transporter substrate-binding protein, translating into MNKFAAAILAGVAMSLTLPIAASAKDKIIGVSWSNFQEERWKTDEAAIKAALEATGDKYISADAQSSPGKQLTDVESLIAQGANALIILSQDASAIGPAIEKALAEGIPVVGYDRLIENKDVFYLTFDNKEVGRMQAREVLKVKPEGNYVFIKGSGTDPNADFLFAGSMEVLKDAMDGGKIKNVGEAYTDGWLPANAQKNMEQFLTANDNKVDAVVAANDGTAGGVVAALTAQGLAGSVPVSGQDGDHAALNRVALGTQTVSVWKDARELGKAAAEIAASLADGKKMEEIANVTDFTTPGGNVTKSVFLTPVAVTKENLSTVIDAGWVSKEVVCQGVAAGSTAACD; encoded by the coding sequence ATGAACAAGTTCGCAGCCGCCATTCTGGCGGGCGTTGCCATGTCGCTTACGCTGCCCATCGCCGCGTCGGCAAAAGACAAGATTATCGGCGTATCCTGGTCTAACTTCCAGGAAGAGCGCTGGAAGACTGACGAAGCCGCAATCAAGGCGGCGCTTGAAGCAACCGGCGACAAATATATTTCCGCCGATGCACAATCTAGCCCCGGCAAGCAGCTGACGGATGTCGAGAGCCTGATTGCGCAGGGCGCAAACGCGCTGATCATTCTGTCGCAGGATGCATCGGCTATCGGCCCGGCTATTGAAAAGGCGCTTGCGGAAGGCATTCCCGTCGTCGGCTATGATCGCCTGATCGAAAACAAGGACGTCTTCTACCTGACCTTCGACAACAAGGAAGTGGGCCGGATGCAGGCGCGCGAAGTGCTTAAGGTCAAGCCGGAAGGCAACTACGTCTTCATCAAGGGCTCGGGCACCGATCCGAACGCTGACTTTCTTTTCGCCGGCTCGATGGAAGTCCTGAAAGACGCCATGGACGGCGGCAAGATCAAAAATGTAGGTGAGGCATACACCGATGGCTGGCTACCAGCCAACGCGCAGAAGAATATGGAGCAGTTCCTCACCGCCAACGATAACAAGGTCGACGCTGTGGTTGCCGCCAATGACGGCACCGCGGGCGGCGTCGTTGCCGCGCTTACCGCTCAGGGCCTCGCCGGCTCGGTGCCGGTCTCCGGACAAGATGGCGACCATGCCGCGCTGAACCGCGTTGCGCTTGGTACCCAGACTGTCTCAGTCTGGAAGGATGCCCGCGAACTGGGCAAGGCAGCTGCTGAAATCGCCGCCAGCCTTGCTGATGGCAAGAAGATGGAAGAGATCGCCAACGTGACCGATTTCACCACGCCTGGTGGCAATGTCACCAAGTCGGTGTTCCTCACGCCGGTCGCCGTCACCAAGGAAAACCTCAGCACCGTTATTGACGCGGGCTGGGTTTCCAAGGAAGTGGTC
- the phoB gene encoding phosphate regulon transcriptional regulator PhoB has protein sequence MIAPKIMVVEDEEPLGVLLRYNLEAEGYQVEVVTRGDEAEIRLQENVPDLLVLDWMVPAVSGIELCRRLRMRPETERLPIIMLTARGEESDRVRGLSTGADDYLVKPFSTPEFIARVRALLRRAKPEVLSSVLKVGDIVLDRESHRVYRKKSEIRLGPTEFRLLEFMMQHPGRVFSRSQLLDNVWGETIYIDERTVDVHVGRLRKAVNNGRMPDVIRTIRGAGYAIREA, from the coding sequence ATGATTGCGCCGAAGATCATGGTCGTGGAGGACGAGGAGCCCCTCGGTGTGCTCCTGCGCTACAACCTCGAAGCCGAAGGATATCAGGTCGAGGTCGTCACCCGCGGTGACGAGGCGGAAATCCGGTTGCAGGAGAATGTTCCTGATCTGCTGGTGCTCGACTGGATGGTGCCCGCCGTATCGGGCATTGAGCTGTGCCGGCGCTTGAGGATGCGGCCTGAGACCGAGCGGCTGCCGATCATCATGCTCACCGCGCGCGGTGAAGAGAGCGACAGGGTGCGCGGGCTTTCAACCGGCGCTGACGACTACCTTGTCAAACCCTTCTCGACGCCGGAGTTTATCGCCCGCGTGCGTGCGTTGCTGCGTCGAGCCAAGCCGGAGGTGCTTTCCAGCGTGCTCAAGGTCGGCGACATCGTGCTCGACCGTGAATCGCACCGGGTATACCGCAAGAAGAGCGAGATTCGGCTTGGGCCGACCGAGTTCCGACTGCTCGAATTCATGATGCAGCATCCTGGCCGCGTTTTCTCGCGCAGCCAGTTGCTCGACAATGTCTGGGGTGAGACGATTTATATCGACGAGCGCACAGTCGACGTCCATGTCGGCCGGCTGCGTAAGGCGGTCAACAATGGCCGTATGCCGGATGTTATCCGCACCATCCGTGGCGCCGGCTACGCTATCCGCGAGGCATAA
- the pstA gene encoding phosphate ABC transporter permease PstA → MTDISMNSITPVATPKRRDIGLKGRYASERRFRIYGMLAISVGLAFLAIMLVTIVSKGYTAFWQTTVTLPVTFDEKVIDPGNKRETDPNVLVRANYPKLAENALIEKLGIDPANKPLVRELKGFLSDGSRVQLRQILESDPSVLGQTRNVEILVAANLDSAFKGQIDLDVDESRRKVSDQQVEWMNKLRAEGTMAEHFNKGLFTFGASSRPETSGMGVAIIGSFYMMIIVLILALPIGVAASIYLEEFAKKNRLTDLIEVNINNLAAVPSIVYGLLGLAVFINFFGMPRSASFVGGLVLTLMTLPTIIIATRAALAAVPPSIRSAALGLGASKMQMVFQHILPLAAPGILTGTIIGLARALGETAPLLLIGMVAFVADYPATPFDPATALPVQIYMWANEAERAFVERLSGAIIILLMFLMAMNITAIVLRRRFERRW, encoded by the coding sequence ATGACCGACATTTCGATGAATTCGATCACGCCGGTAGCGACGCCAAAGCGCCGTGATATTGGCCTGAAAGGCCGCTACGCTTCCGAACGTCGATTCCGCATCTATGGGATGCTGGCGATCTCGGTCGGCCTGGCTTTTCTGGCCATCATGTTGGTGACCATTGTCTCCAAGGGCTACACGGCGTTCTGGCAAACGACGGTGACGCTGCCCGTCACCTTTGATGAAAAGGTCATCGATCCGGGCAACAAGCGCGAGACCGACCCGAATGTGCTGGTGCGGGCAAACTATCCAAAGCTTGCCGAAAACGCGCTGATCGAAAAGCTTGGTATCGACCCAGCCAATAAGCCACTGGTGCGCGAGCTCAAGGGTTTCCTGTCCGACGGATCACGGGTGCAACTGCGCCAGATCCTGGAGAGCGATCCTTCGGTGCTGGGACAGACACGTAATGTGGAGATTCTTGTCGCCGCCAATCTGGACTCTGCCTTCAAGGGCCAGATCGATCTTGATGTCGACGAGAGCCGCCGCAAGGTTTCGGACCAGCAGGTCGAATGGATGAACAAGCTTCGTGCAGAAGGTACGATGGCGGAGCATTTCAACAAGGGCCTGTTCACTTTCGGGGCATCGAGCCGGCCGGAAACCTCAGGCATGGGCGTCGCCATCATCGGCTCCTTCTATATGATGATCATCGTCCTTATTCTGGCGTTACCGATTGGTGTTGCAGCATCTATCTATCTGGAAGAGTTCGCCAAGAAGAACCGGCTGACTGACCTGATCGAGGTGAACATCAATAATCTGGCTGCGGTGCCGTCGATTGTGTACGGCCTGCTCGGGCTTGCGGTGTTCATCAACTTCTTTGGCATGCCGCGCTCGGCCTCCTTTGTCGGTGGCCTGGTGCTGACCCTGATGACGCTGCCTACCATCATCATCGCCACGCGCGCGGCGTTAGCGGCAGTGCCGCCATCGATCCGCTCGGCGGCGCTCGGACTTGGTGCATCGAAGATGCAAATGGTGTTCCAGCACATTCTGCCGCTCGCCGCACCCGGCATCCTGACCGGCACCATCATCGGGCTGGCACGTGCGCTGGGTGAGACCGCGCCGCTGCTTTTGATCGGCATGGTGGCTTTCGTTGCCGATTATCCCGCAACGCCGTTTGATCCTGCAACAGCATTGCCGGTGCAGATCTACATGTGGGCCAATGAGGCGGAGCGCGCCTTCGTGGAACGCCTGTCTGGCGCTATCATCATTCTTCTCATGTTTCTCATGGCCATGAACATCACCGCTATTGTTTTGCGGCGGCGGTTCGAGCGGCGCTGGTAG
- the pstC gene encoding phosphate ABC transporter permease subunit PstC — MSSTLVLAIVFAIGLVAFFVGRQRAGTYDKNKVKPHSRAHYHGWWAFLLAVLPALFFFAVWTIGDSVYMDRHIHSALPERTAESRVSSEALAASLVRSLARGIERLDPETAQSMPTTFAELQPLLAAKGVALASDTQDYMIPIAVEANSREKWIGITGAILTFILAIAGALYALSRIAPRSRARNNVENVMLWALLAASTIAILTTVGIVMSMLFQTISFFGSVSPMNFFFGTVWDPRFSAAGSGGSEGQFGLIPLLAGTMYIALVALLVAVPVGLMSAVYMAEYAAPKVRAVVKPALELLAGIPTIVYGIFAVVTLGPFLRDLSAVLAGGNPFIQGQSILTAGLVMGIMLIPVVSSLSDDIITAVPRAMRDGSLGLGATRSETIKRVILPAALPGIVGAILLTASRAIGETMIVVLAAGVAARLTINPFEAMTTITVKIVNQLTGDLEFNSPQTLVAFALGITLFFLTLVMNIGALYIVRKYREQYE, encoded by the coding sequence ATGTCGTCTACGCTCGTACTAGCCATAGTCTTTGCCATCGGTCTGGTCGCGTTCTTCGTTGGCCGGCAGCGCGCGGGCACATACGATAAGAACAAGGTGAAGCCGCATTCGCGGGCGCACTATCACGGCTGGTGGGCGTTTCTCCTCGCCGTGCTGCCTGCATTGTTTTTCTTCGCCGTGTGGACCATCGGCGATTCTGTTTATATGGACCGCCACATTCATTCGGCGCTGCCCGAGCGGACCGCCGAAAGCAGGGTCTCGAGCGAGGCGCTCGCGGCCAGCCTGGTGCGCAGTCTGGCGCGCGGTATCGAGCGTCTCGATCCTGAGACAGCGCAGTCGATGCCAACGACATTTGCCGAGCTGCAGCCCCTGCTGGCAGCCAAGGGCGTGGCCCTGGCGTCCGACACACAGGACTACATGATCCCGATTGCCGTCGAAGCCAATTCGCGTGAAAAATGGATCGGGATTACGGGTGCGATTCTTACTTTCATACTTGCGATTGCTGGCGCGCTCTACGCGCTAAGTCGCATCGCGCCTCGCTCCCGGGCACGCAACAATGTTGAAAACGTCATGCTCTGGGCGCTGCTTGCGGCTTCGACAATCGCCATTTTGACGACAGTCGGCATCGTGATGTCCATGCTGTTCCAGACGATCAGCTTCTTTGGCAGCGTTTCGCCGATGAACTTCTTCTTCGGCACGGTCTGGGATCCACGCTTTTCGGCGGCTGGCTCAGGCGGTAGCGAGGGTCAGTTTGGTCTCATCCCGCTGCTTGCCGGGACGATGTACATTGCGCTGGTTGCACTGCTTGTTGCTGTACCGGTCGGGTTGATGTCGGCAGTGTACATGGCTGAATATGCGGCGCCCAAGGTGCGCGCCGTGGTCAAGCCGGCGCTGGAGTTGCTGGCTGGTATCCCCACCATTGTGTACGGGATTTTCGCAGTGGTGACGCTTGGACCCTTCCTGCGCGATCTCAGCGCAGTGCTTGCTGGCGGCAATCCATTCATCCAGGGACAAAGCATCCTGACCGCCGGTCTGGTGATGGGCATCATGCTGATCCCGGTCGTGTCGTCGCTCTCCGACGACATCATTACGGCAGTGCCAAGGGCGATGCGGGACGGATCGCTCGGGTTGGGTGCAACGCGCTCGGAAACCATCAAGCGGGTGATTCTGCCAGCGGCACTTCCCGGCATTGTAGGCGCCATTCTGCTGACGGCTTCACGCGCTATCGGCGAGACCATGATCGTGGTGCTGGCTGCCGGTGTGGCAGCGCGGCTCACCATCAATCCGTTCGAGGCAATGACCACCATTACCGTGAAGATCGTCAATCAGCTGACAGGCGATCTCGAGTTCAATTCGCCCCAGACCCTGGTGGCATTTGCGCTCGGCATCACTCTGTTCTTTCTAACGCTGGTGATGAATATCGGCGCGCTCTACATCGTGCGCAAATATCGGGAGCAGTACGAATGA